Within the Elusimicrobiota bacterium genome, the region TCACCGCGGGCGCCATAGTCTACAGGGTTGAAACCTCGCTCGGCGTATCCCCGCTTACAATTCCGCACGGCCCGGTGCTGCCATGGGGCGACAAAACAAAGGCCGCGGCCTGCTTCGCCCTGTTGAAAGAGCGCCTGAGCGCCTTGTCCGAAAGAACCGGCTCTCCCGTAGCCCGGATCGAGCCGTTCATCTGCTCGCAACCGGATTTCCTTCAGGGCCTTGTGCGCGCCCCGCTTGACCTGGTGCCCACGCCGACGCTTATGCTTGAGCTGGGGAAAGGCGACGCTGAACTGCTCGGGGCGATGACACAGAAGGGACGGTACAATGTCCGGCTGGCCCTGCGCAAAGGCGTGGAGGTAATATCCTCCGGCGTGAACGACCTCACCGGCGAATTCCACGAATTATTCGAGCTGACCTGCCACCGGCACGGCTTCGCGGGTGAGCCTGTCGGGTTTTTCAGGCGTCTCATTGACGCGCTGGGACCCGCCGGCATGGCGCGCGTTTACCTGGCCTCCCATATGGGTATAAAGACGGCGGCCGCGGTGGCGGTATTCTTCGGCAACAGGGCGACATATTTGTACGGCGGCACCTCCCCGTTCCTGCGTTCCAGCATGGCAAGCTACGCTATGCACTGGCGCATTATACGCGACGCCCGGGACATGGGCTTTAAGTTCTACGACCTATACGGCATAGCCCCTGGGGACAAGCCGTTCCACCCCTACGCCAGGTTTTCTTCTTTCAAGGCGCGTTTCGGCGGCGCGCAGGTGCGCACTATAGGCGCGCATGACCTTTATTTTTACCCGCAATTGGCCAAAACGCTGGTTTCCCGGATAGGGCTCGCGGTAAAAGGATCCACCATATGACAGAAATGCTGAACCATATTTTAAAATCCCTGGGCTACGGCCTGATGGCCATAGCCTTATGCTACCTGGCAAGACTTATATACAGGCTGAACCCCGCGCGGGGAAAACTGGACTGGCAGCTGCTGTCCTCTAAAAACCCGGCCGCGGCGATAGGCGCCGGCGGTTATTTCCTCGCCGTGATCATCTCGCTGGGCGGCCCCATTTCCTGGGTTTCAGAATCTTTCAGGCAGGGAGCGCTGGAGGTTATAGGTTTCGGGGCGCTGGCACTGGCGCTGCTGAACGCTTCAATGTGGATGGCGGACAGGACTTATCTTAAAAGCCTCCGCCTGGACGCAAGGATCAACAAAGGCTCCACGGGCGCCGGTCTGCTTAGGGCGGCCCATGAGATAGCGCTGGGTTTGGTGATACTCGGCGCGTCGTGGGGCGACGCGGGCGGCATATGGGTGATGGTTTCCTTCTGGGGGCTGGGACAACTGCTGCTTGCCGCCGCCATAAAGCTATATTTCACGCTGGCAAAACTGGATTTGGCGGCCCAGCTTGATAAAAACAATACGGCGGCGGCAATAAGCGCCGCCGGCATCATGATCGGCTTCGGTTTTATCGCCTGGGCGGCGCTCTCGGGCCCGTTCCTGGGCTGGATCCGCAGCACGGCGGAAACCGCCGCTTATTATGCGGCGGGAACGCTTGGATTGCTTATTTTCCGGGCCGCGGCGGACCTTGCCCTGCTCCCGGGCGCAACCTTCAGAGCGGAAGTTATGAAAGAGCCGGGCAACAGAGCGGTGGGCGTAATGGATGCCTCGCTGACCATAGGCATAGCCATACTGATGACTTGGTGCCTTATATAGTGAGAACAGCTTGTGAACTTTACTAAAAATATTTCCAGCGACGGACAGGGACCTGCCGCAGCCCCGGACGCGGCCGTTGACAAGAATCCTGCCGGGGAAAACTTTCCCTGGCGCACCGCGCTGCGTTCCATATTGCTGTTCCTCGCGGCAGTGCTGCCTGTGGCATTCTATCTGAGGACCTACGATTCCGTAACTGTTAAGACAACTATAATGCAGCTTGGGGTACTAGCCGCGGCAGCGGTATGGCTTATCGGAAGCCTGAACGACGGACGCATTGAAATATCTTCTAAAACCGCGCCGCTTATCCTGCCGGCGGCGCTTCTGCTTATATGGAACGGGCTTTCTTTTTTACATTCTCCTTACCGCCTTGCCTCGACGGACGGATTCATCAAGCAGGAGGCGTTCCTGCTTTCCTTCATCCTCACGCTGATCAGTTTCCCGCGGCGGGACGTCCGAAAGGCGGTACTGGTGATGCTGGCGGCCTGGGCGGCCATAGTTGTATACGGGTTCCTGCAATCCACAGGGGTGGACCCTTTCGTCTGGAAAGGCGCGTTCGGCGACCGGCTGTTCGCCACCCTGGCCAATCCCAACCTGTTCTCGGCATACCTGCTGCTCCTGTTCCCGCTGGGCCTGGCGCTGATGTGCGACGGCGGGGTGCCGGCCGGGCTTCGCTCCGCGGCGGGAGCGTTCTCACTGATCGGGGTATTTCTGGCAATAAAAACGGGCTCCTCTTCGGGGAAGACCGCCTCCATCATCGCAGCCGTCATCTTCATTATATCGGCCTGGAGGTCCATAAAAGAAGGACAGCGGGGCCGGACGCTGGTATTCGCCGGAATGTGCGCGATAATATTCCTTATCTCCTTTCCCTTCATGGCGCAGCAGAGCCGGCCTGACCGCGACCACGACTTCCGGCTGCAAACGCGGGAGGGCGCGGTTTCGCTGATAAAGAACCAGCCCTGGATGGGCTCCGGCCCCGGTTCGTTCTGGGTCAGATACCCGGCTTTCCGAAAACAACAGATCTTCTTCATCGAACAGAAACACAACAACGAAACGGACCACCCCGAAAACGAACTGCTGGAGCAGTGCGCGGACACCGGCCTGGTGGGGGCGTTCCTGTGGCTGTGGCTGTTCTGCATTGTGATATTCAGGGGCGGCAGCGCCCTGCTGAATGGCGACCGGGAGGATGACTCCATATACACCGCCGGACTTTTGGCCGCCACGCTCGCAAGCGTGCTGCTGGCGTTAAACGGCATCTCGACGCGTTTTGTAGCGCCGGGCTGGCTGATATACTTCAGCGCGGGACTTCTGGGAGCGGCCTCCTCCGGGAAACAGGGAGAGCCGGATTCCGTCCTGACATTTCCGCTGTCTTTCGGGGGAGTGGAACGAATACTTTTCATCCCGATACTGGCCGGGGCCGTTTACCTGGGCTATGGTTCGATAAAAATATTCCGATCTGACCTCTGCCACAACATCGGCATATTCTACGCGAAAGCGGGCAATTGGGATGAGGCCGCCAAAAATTTCGGGCAGGAATCCCAGGCGGCGCCCACTTATATAATGAGCCGATACTTCCTTGGCAACGCTTTCCAGGACCGTGGCGGCCCCGGGGACTATGAGCGCGCGCTGAAGGAATACCGTAATGTACGGAGCATGGCCCCGGACTATGTACAGGTGCATTTTCAGGAAGCGCGGGCACTGGAGAAATTAAACCGCATCCCCGAAGCGATAGAGCGCATGGAAAGGCAGGTCCGGCTGGACCCGGTCTGGGATACGGCTTGGCTTGAACTGGCCGGGCTTTACGGAAAAGCCGGCAATATAGAAAAAGCGCAGCAGGCCGCTAAACAGGCCGAAGCTGTAAAAGCCATGTGGACAGTCCGACATTAAGTCTCACGCAAAAACTCCGGTTTTTTAAAGAAAATTCCCCCGCGTATGTGGACGTTAGATATTTGCATAAGTCTGGCTGCGACCACTGGGCGGGTGATTAGGATGTATCGTGAAAAGGGTGGGGGGATATCACCTAATAATTTAAGAAGCGCCGGGTTAAGAGCTGGAGGAACGTAACCTAGTGAAGGGGTGGCACCGGGGTTTGTTCGCGGGGGTTTTCCGGAAGGCGACTTGGGCGTGCAGTCAATGGAGCCTGAGGATAAGGGCGGCCGCGCTGGCCGACCCGACCCCCGCGGACAAATTCCGGTGACAGGCCCCCGTGTGCAACTATACAACCCACCCGCCAAAGCCATAAACACGGCGTTACTGTATTGATCGGAGTTGTACGGAACTTGGAAAAGTTTACAGCCAGCGGTCGGGGGGGTAATAGCCGGAGAACTGCCGGCGGACAGCCTGCCAGAAGATCTGCCGCCCCCACTTCAGCGGAGCGTACAAGCGCATAAACGACAAAATATCGCGGATTATGGCGAGCCGGTCCGCGGGTTTGTGCTTTTTCAGCGCCCCGCGGAAATCGGCCTCGTGCGGACGGCCGAAAATTATCTTCAGCGGATTCCACTGGTCCGAACACCGCCTTACCTCCGAAGAAACCATTGACCTGTAAATTTTCTGTATATCCCCGTTGTACCTGAAAGCCTCGACCGCCGCTTCCCCGGCGATAGCGCCCGAATGCAGAGCCACGCTCATACCCTCGGCTATC harbors:
- a CDS encoding O-antigen ligase family protein, with the protein product MNFTKNISSDGQGPAAAPDAAVDKNPAGENFPWRTALRSILLFLAAVLPVAFYLRTYDSVTVKTTIMQLGVLAAAAVWLIGSLNDGRIEISSKTAPLILPAALLLIWNGLSFLHSPYRLASTDGFIKQEAFLLSFILTLISFPRRDVRKAVLVMLAAWAAIVVYGFLQSTGVDPFVWKGAFGDRLFATLANPNLFSAYLLLLFPLGLALMCDGGVPAGLRSAAGAFSLIGVFLAIKTGSSSGKTASIIAAVIFIISAWRSIKEGQRGRTLVFAGMCAIIFLISFPFMAQQSRPDRDHDFRLQTREGAVSLIKNQPWMGSGPGSFWVRYPAFRKQQIFFIEQKHNNETDHPENELLEQCADTGLVGAFLWLWLFCIVIFRGGSALLNGDREDDSIYTAGLLAATLASVLLALNGISTRFVAPGWLIYFSAGLLGAASSGKQGEPDSVLTFPLSFGGVERILFIPILAGAVYLGYGSIKIFRSDLCHNIGIFYAKAGNWDEAAKNFGQESQAAPTYIMSRYFLGNAFQDRGGPGDYERALKEYRNVRSMAPDYVQVHFQEARALEKLNRIPEAIERMERQVRLDPVWDTAWLELAGLYGKAGNIEKAQQAAKQAEAVKAMWTVRH
- a CDS encoding peptidoglycan bridge formation glycyltransferase FemA/FemB family protein — protein: MRIKPLKKEHSSAWNGLVRSSECAGFMQSWEWSEFKEAEGARVERLGIFDGPSLTAGAIVYRVETSLGVSPLTIPHGPVLPWGDKTKAAACFALLKERLSALSERTGSPVARIEPFICSQPDFLQGLVRAPLDLVPTPTLMLELGKGDAELLGAMTQKGRYNVRLALRKGVEVISSGVNDLTGEFHELFELTCHRHGFAGEPVGFFRRLIDALGPAGMARVYLASHMGIKTAAAVAVFFGNRATYLYGGTSPFLRSSMASYAMHWRIIRDARDMGFKFYDLYGIAPGDKPFHPYARFSSFKARFGGAQVRTIGAHDLYFYPQLAKTLVSRIGLAVKGSTI